The Strix aluco isolate bStrAlu1 chromosome Z, bStrAlu1.hap1, whole genome shotgun sequence genome contains a region encoding:
- the TMEM38B gene encoding trimeric intracellular cation channel type B: MELWQVPLLFSRLPMFPFFDLAHYVASVMALKEQRGAVEVSVRSPVACWFSAMLYCFGGSVLSSLMLAEPPVAFLAKGANILLASSVWYLVFYCPQDIFYRCFAFLPLRLLVAGMKEVTRTWKITAGIEHADSHFKDAWLVMVAVGWARGAGGGLISNFEQLVRGVWKPETNELLKMSYPVKVTLVGAVLFTLQRSQYFPLARHNLVFLYTVFLVVSKVTMMLTRSATSPFAPFEAALGHMFFGLQKTPSKVKGEGAASSNGSSVCDRSSSEQHQDGVKKRQAKKTE; encoded by the exons atGGAGTTATGGCAGGTGCCGCTGCTCTTCTCGCGCCTGCCTATGTTCCCCTTCTTCGACCTGGCGCACTATGTGGCCTCCGTCATGGCGCTAAAGGAGCAGCGGG gAGCTGTGGAAGTGTCAGTCCGAAGTCCAGTTGCCTGCTGGTTTAGTGCTATGCTTTATTGCTTTGGAGGTTCAGTTTTGTCTTCGTTGATGCTTGCAGAACCTCCAGTAGCATTTCTGGCGAAGGGGGCAAATATACTACTGGCATCTTCAGTCTG GTACCTTGTGTTTTACTGCCCACAAGACATATTCTACCGGTGCTTTGCCTTTCTGCCTCTTCGGCTTCTGGTTGCAGGCATGAAAGAAGTGACTAGGACTTGGAAGATAACAGCTGGCATTGAACATGCAGACAGTCACTTCAAAGATGCCTGGCTTGTCATGGTAGCTGTGGGCTGGGCCAGAG GAGCTGGTGGTGGCCTAATTTCCAACTTTGAGCAGCTGGTGAGAGGAGTGTGGAAACCTGAAACCAACGAACTACTGAAAATGTCcta CCCTGTGAAGGTAACTTTGGTAGGAGCAGTTCTTTTCACCTTGCAACGCAGCCAGTACTTTCCATTAGCAAGACACAACCTTGTGTTTTTATACACCGTCTTTCTTGTTGTCTCCAAG GTAACAATGATGTTGACAAGATCTGCAACTTCTCCATTTGCTCCCTTTGAAGCTGCATTAGGCCATATGTTCTTTGGCTTGCAAAAGACACCATCCAAAGTGAAGGGTGAAGGTGCTGCATCTTCTAATGGCTCTTCAGTCTGTGACCGGTCTTCTTCTGAACAGCACCAGGATGGTGTTAAGAAAAGACaggcaaagaaaacagaataa